In Lujinxingia sediminis, the sequence AAGGTCGCCGCGGTGTACGCTGAGCCGACCCGCGAGCTAGAAGCGGGGCTGGCTCGTATGGCGAGCACGATCGAAGGAGCGCTCGGGGAGATCGAGGGAGACGAGGGTGGGGAGGCGAACTCGGTAGCGCTGGATACGATCAACGACTCGGGGGTCAACGGTGGGCCGCGTGCGGAATGGCTGCACGATCAGATCTTGGCCGCGTTGAGCTACAGCGGAGTGTCCACGCGCAAGTTGCCCGGGAGGTGGTCAGGGCTGGGGCTTCCTCCGTCGACCGGGGCAGTGGTGCGCGGCACAATTCGGCAGATTCCGGGCCAGGAGGCGATGCTCGAAGCCAGCTTCCGCCTGGAGCGAGGCGATGAGATTCGGGGGATCGGGTCGGTGCGCTTTCCTCAGGCGATCGCGCCGATGATCGATCCACAGACGCACATGCCGCCGCTTCCCGAAGGCAACGGAAAGGTCGCCCTGCATATGGATGCGCGCCCCGGCGGCGCGCTCTGCGAAGGGCAGCAGACCGAGCTCTGGCTGGAGACGGCCGAGCCCTTGCACGTGCGTGTGATCAACCTTTATGGCAACGGCGAAGGTGGGCTGATGGTGTACTCCTCGGGCGAGGAGAGGTTGCCGCCGCATCACCCGGTGAGCCTGGGTGAGTTTAAAGCGGTGCGCGCCAGTGAGGTGCCGGTTGAGCGCTTCCTGGTGGTGGCCGCGCCCACCATGGAGGCGCTGGGGCGCTTCGCCTCGCTGGAGACGACCTGCCGGCTTCCGGCGACGATGGCCAGCGCGCTTAACGGTGGGCAGCAGGTGCCACGGGCTTCGATGCCCTGGGCCATGGGCATGGACTACCGTCTGATGTCCGGTGAGGCCTGTGAAGATGTGGCTGCACCGCCGGCCCAGGATCTCTCGATGCTCGAAGGGCTTCCGAGCTGTTGGTGAGTCTGTTTAGCCTCCCGGAAGCAGAAGCACCGGGAGGCTTGCGCCGGCATTGAGTTCACCCATGCCTTCTTCGACGATCCCTAAGGCGTTGGCGCCGGCGAAGAGGGCGGGGTTTCCGCTGCTCTGATCGCTTAAGGGAGCGAAACGAATCGCCCCGCGCTGCGCGTACCATTGTCCCGCAAGATAAGCCCTGCGCCCGCCCGCACCCTTTGCCGGCGAGTCGAGCACCGCGTTCACGCGCGGGAGGCTGGCCTGGTCGCGGGGCACCCCCTGGGCGCAGGCCAGGAGCGGTCGCACAAAGAGCTGGAAGCCGACAAAACTCGACGCCGGGTTGCCCGGCAGTCCCACCAGCGCCACACCCCGCTCGGTTGTGCCAAAGGCCAGAGGTTTGCCCGGCTTCATGCGGATCTTCCAGAAGGTCATGCCGCGACTGACCTCATCGAGCACCCGGCGCACATGGTCATGTTCGCCAACGGAGACGCCCCCGATGCTGATGACGAGGTCGCTTGTGGCGCTGGCCTGGGCGAAGGTCCGCGAGACGGCCTCATAGCTGTCGGAGGTGATGGGAAAGACGCGCGGGGTCGCACCGCAGCTTCGCACCAACGCCTCGATCATGTACGCGTTGGAGTTGATGATCTGGCCAGGACCGGGCTGCGCGCCAACTTCGACGAGCTCATCTCCGGTGGCCACAATCGCCACGGTGGGGCGCCGCATCACCGAGGGGGCGGCGATGTTGAAGCTGGCCAGAAGTCCGATCGCCGCCGCATCCAGCCGCTGACCCGGAAAGAGGGCGGGGCGTCCGGTCGCCAGATACTCGCCGCGGAGGCGAATATGATCGTGATCGGGAGTTTCGTGGATGGTGACCTCGTCCTGGCCGAAGTCGCAGAACTCGCGGGGAATGACCTGGTCGGCGCCCTCGGGAATGCGTGCGCCGGTTGAGATGCGCATCGCCTCGCCATCGCGCAGCTCACGGTGGGCCGGATGTCCTGCGGCTGATTCACCCACGATGGGCAACGTGAGGGGGAGGCTGGCGAGGTCGTCGCGCCGAACCACCACGCCGTCCATCGCCGAGTTGTCGAAGGCGGGTACATCGACCGGAGCGTTGACCACATCGGCCAGGTAGCGTCCGGCAGCCTCGGGCAGGCTGACCCGCTCGATGCCGGGGTTGGGCGTGGCGTTGAGGATGTGTTCGAGGGCATCTTCGACGGAGATAAACTGGCTCATAGGTGTTCTTTTATGCAGGGGGTACGAAAAAGCGGGCCGCCTGAGGTGGCGGCCCGCTTGAACTCACATGGCGCAAGAGATGAGCTCAACGCGCCTCGTCGTCCGACTCCTCAGAGGTGTCGTCGCCGGCAGCGTCGGCCCCGGAGAGCTGACCGACCTCTGGAGGTAACTTCGCCCAGTCCGGGTTGCCGCAGGGGTTGCCCTCAAGCTCCTCGGCGGAGGGCTTCTCCATGGTCGAGCCGGTCTGAAGCACCCGGCGTTCCCCGCTGCGGGCGTTGCTGGCCTCGGGGGTGGAGCGGCAGCCCGAGCTGAGCAGCGCCAGAGTCAGCACGCTCAGCGTCAGAAGGCGAAGAGTCACGGTGAGTCGCGTCATCATCAGTCTCACTCCGCGGCGCATGCCGGGTCGTCACGGCGGTCCACGTCAAAGAAGCGGTTGTAGCAATACTCGCGGCTGAAGGACTCGCCGAAGTCAAAGCGGGTGCTCAGCGCGATGGCCGGGTCCAGGAACCAGGCACCACCGGTGTTGGTGCTAAACTTAAACCAGGCAAAGGGCGTCTTGCCGTTGCTGCTGGCGTTCTCGCTGCACAATGAGGTCGGCAGGTAGAGGGGGTTGTTGGGGGTGCTGCCCACCAGGCGGTCGTAATCGGGGACGTCTTCGGGGTTGTAGGAGAAGCCCACACCGTCGAAGAGCCCACAGCTGAAGTCGGCACGGCGCGACCAGATGGCGTCGACAAAGGGCACGAGCGCGTAGGTGATTTCCTTGAGGCCGGTCTCAGGGTTTTCGGTGGCGTCGTCGTAGGTCTGGCCCTGGTCGCCCGGGCGCAGAATGAAGCCGGCGTCGTCGCCGCTGCTGTTGAAAGACGCATCGTTGTAGGGGCACTCGGTGTTGGTGATGCCGTCGGGGCGCTTCACCCAGTTGCAGCCAGCGTGAACGCCGCTGGGCACAAAGAGCGGGTAGCGTGCGCCGTCTTCGAGGGCGCTGGCCGGGAAGCCCTCATAGTCATTGGAGCCGCGGCCGGATACAGGCGAGCTGTCGGGCTTGTACGTCAGGTACGACTCGCTGGACTGAGAGCCCTCCACGCGGGTGCCCTCGACGAGCTCCACTTCACCGCTGGTGCGGTTTACGGCCACCACGATGTCGGTGAAGTCGTGCTCGGCGTAGAGGAAGTCGCCGGCGTTAAGCGTGCGGCGAGAGGGGTAGTAGAGGGTGTAGTGGATGAAATGGTGCGATTCGGTTTCGGTCACCGAGTAGTACACCGCCGCGGAGGTGCGGGTGGAGGAACGACGCGCGTTGGCCAGGTTGTTGGATGCGTCAAAGTCGCCGTCAAAATTGAGCGTCGTGGGGATGTCGATGTTGATCTCGCTCCCTTCGACCAGGCGGGTGTCCTGATAGATGATCGGCGCGTAGGTCGCGGCGATCTCTTGAAGGTCGGCCGGCTCGCTGCTGTCGGTCACGAAGGTCGACTCAAAACGCTGGAAGAGCGGGTTGGCCGGCTGAGCACTGTCCTGAACGCCCGTGGTCACGATGACCGTGTACTGAGTGGCCGGGCGCAGCGGCTGGCGCGGGGTGAGGACGGCGACGCGCTCATCTTCCTGGTACACAATGTCGACCGGGATGGCGCCATGGGTGCTGCCGATACCGTCGGGGTCGGAGATAAAGAAGGACTGGATGTTGAGCGTGCGGAACGCGTCGATCGCTTTGCTGAAAGTCACCCGAATCTCGGTATCCAGGGGCACCTGGCGGGCACCGTCGACCGGGATCACGTGAGTGACACGGGGCTGATTGGTGTCAGGTTCTTCAGTGTCCGGCTCGGTGTTGGTGTCCGGGGTGTTGGCATCCGGGGTGGTATCGGCGTCAGGTTCCCCGGCGTCATCGTTGTCGATGGAGGCGCGCTCGCAGATCGAGGCGACGCAGACAAAACCAGGGTCACAGTCGCCATCACCGCTGCAGGTGGGCTGGCTGACGACAGTGCAGGCACCTTCGCGGCAAACCTGACCCTCTTCGGGACAATCAGCGGTGGTGCCGCAGGCGGGGCGCTCATTGCTTGCACATCCGGCCGAGAAGGCCAACGCGGCAAGAGCCAACAAACAGAAGTGTCGAATCGAGGCGGACATGAGGAACTCCATAAAGAACGTGGTTTGCGCAAATGCGGCGCGAAGTTAACAAAAAGTTTAGCGGGTTTCTATCATAACGCGCACCCCGGCGTGCAAGCGTGCCGTGGGAATGGCGCGGTGCGCCGGGCTGGTTGTCAGCGCCGCCGGGTCGGGGTAGTTGTGGCCGGGTGTGGTGCGCGTGCTTCAGCCGCACGTGAGAACGTTCCATCGCGTCGCGCTGATCGCCATGATGGACCAACGTCTTTTGATAGGCCCCCATGTCTTACGAACGCTTTATCGCCTGGCGCCACCTGCGCTCAAAGCGAACCTCTTTTTTATCGACGATCACGATCATCGCGATCCTCGGCGTCTTTTTAGGCGTGACCGCTCTGACCAGCGTGGTGGCTGTCACCGGTGGGTTTGAGGAGGCGTTTCGGGAGCGCGTGCTCGGCGTCAACAGTCACCTGCTGGTGATCAAGTACGGCGTGGACTTTCGTGACTACCGCGAGATTCAGGACGACATCGAAGCGATGGAGGGCGTCACCGCCACCAGTCCTTTTGTGTTGCACGAGATGATCGCCACTCATGGAAACGTCAGCGCAGGCATCCTGATCAAAGGCATTGAGCCGGCGACGGCCGAGTCGGTCAGCGACATCCCCAAATACACCCTGGATGAGGGAGCGGTCGCCGACCTTGAGTTTGAGCGTTTTCCGCCTGACGGTCAGGTCAAACAACCGAAAATTCTCCTGGGGGAGTCGCTCGCCGAGCGTCTCGGTGCCGAGAAGGGGGATCTCGTTCAGGTGACCAGTCCGTTGGAGAGTTTGGATCCGGGACGGTGGAGCTCCAAAGGCAGTTCGCCGTCGAGCCGTCAGTTTGAGGTCGCCGGGATCTATCGCAGCGGGTTTCATCAGTATGACGATCGCATGGTGATGGTCGATTATCAGGCCCTGCAGGATTTCTTTAACCAGGGCGATACCGTCACCGGTGTGGACGTGCGTGTTGAGGATGTCTTCGCCGTCGGGGCACTGGCCGACCAGCTTCGGCGGGACCTTCCGGAGGGGCGTTTTCGGGTTATGGACTGGCGGCAGCTCAACCATAACCTCTTTACAAGCCTGGGGTTGCAGCGTCTGGTGCTGGCGGTGCTCTTCTGCTTCATCGTGTTGGTCGCGAGTTTCAATATCGTCTGCATTCTCATCATGATCGTGCTGGAGAAGAATAAAGATATCGCCATCCTCAAGTCGATGGGGGCAACGAACTGGGGGGTGATGAAGACCTTTATCTTCCAGGGGGCCGTGGTGGGTTTTGTGGGCACGGTCACCGGACTTGTCGGCGGGCTGGCGGTTTGCCTGGGCATTAAACACACCAGCTTCGGGCTCGATCCTTCCATTTATATGATCGATCATCTGCCGGTGCGCATTGTGGCCTGGGAGTTTCTGGCGGTGGGGCTGGTGGCGATGGTCATCAGCCTTCTCGCGACGATCGGGCCGTCGTGGTGGGCATCAAGGCTCAACCCGGTTGATGGGTTGCGCTACGACTGAAGGCGCACGCTCAGCCGTGTCGCCAGGTCACGTGGACGCATAAGGCCGACGCCCGGGAAGGGCGTCGGCCTTATGTGTTTGAAGGTTGGATGGACACCTTGAGTGGCGTTCAGGCCGCGCGGCCAACGCGCATCGCGCGGGAGAGCTGGCGGGCGTGTTCCTGATGGTGGTTGGCCTCCTCGGAGCGGCCCAGCGCGCGCAGCGCGCGGGCCAGGAAGTCGTGTCCGCGGAAGACGTCCTTGGGAACGCCGCGCTCGGTGGCGCGCCGCAGGCTCTGGCGAAGGTGCTTCAGCGCCTGGTCGGCCTCTTTGTTGAGGTGGCAGGCGGCCAGCGCGCGAAGGTCGCGGGCGCGTTGTTCGCTGTAGCGATCGTCGTGGCGGGCAGCCTGGGCGGTGGCCTCGTCGGCCCAGTGGATCGCTGTGGCGAAGTTGCCGCCGTGAAGTTCGACCGACGTGCGCATGCGCCGTACCTCGATGGCCAGGGCGTTGAGGCCGTGTGAGGTTGCAAGGGCCAGCGCCTCATCAAGCCCCTGGCGGGCGCGCTCGACCTGGCCCTGGAAGCCTGCAAGGCGTCCGCGGGCGATGAGGGCGCGGCACTGAATCGAGGGGAGAGTGTGGGCGCGCGCAAGCTCATCGAGTGCGTTAAGCGGGCGCAATGCGCGTCTGCCCATGCCTCGCTCGCCCCACATCTGCGCGCTGCGCTGGAGAAGGGCGGCGCGGGGGCGAGGTTGCATACGGCTTGCGCCCCATCGGCCGGTCAGGTTGACCGCGCTGTCAATGTGGTTGAGCGCAGCGCTCGGATCGCCGAAGCGTTCGTACCAGCCGGCCAGAGCGAGCGAGGCGCGCGCCAGGAGCTCGGGATGCTCCATGGCGGTGGCGCTACGCCAGGCGCGGTTAAAGTGGGCGCGCGCCTCGTCGAGATCGTCCTGTTGCATGGCCAACTGGCCCAGGAGGAGCTGGCTGTGGACAAAGCCGCTCTCGTAGCGGGTGGCCTCGGTCAGTGCGCTGAGCGGATTGAGCACCTCGCGACACTCTTCGATCAGAGCCATCTCCAGCGCGATTTCGGCCGCTTGAAGCAACAGGTCCACGCGCTGCTGCGGCACGCCCAGAGCGTGTGCGCCGAGCAGGCTTGCCAGATGCCTGTAGTAATCAAGGGCGGTGCGTTGCCAGGCATGGGCCTGGAGCCAGTCTCCAAAGCGTTTGGCCAGGTCGAGCAGGGCGCGGCGGTCATGGGCGTAGGCATAGAGCCGAATCAGAGTGGGCGTCAGGCCCCCGCGCTCACCGGGGGCGATGCGCAACGAGAGGTAGCGCGCCAGGGTTGCTGCGTAGCGGCTGACGTCCCGGTCGCCTCGCTCGGCCAGACGCCAGGTCAACCAGTTGGGCACGGCAAGATGCACGAAGCCTGAGTGCGGCTGGCGAAGCGCTCCCAGCTCCGAGAGCGAGTCGGCCGCACGGGCCACCGCCTCGGCCGAGAGACCGGTGAGCGGGCCGAGATCTTCGGCGGGCAGAGGCCGTTCAGCCAGCGCCAGCACCGTCATGACGGCATCGGCCTCCTGATTTGCCCGGCTGACCTCCTCCGGGGAGAGCGGGCCGATGCCGCGTACGCGTACCGCTTCGAGATCTTCGGGATGCCCCGCGTCAAAATGGCTGCGCATCGCGTCATCGGAGGAGGTGCCCATGATCAGGAGCAGGGGCCACTCTCCGATGGAAGCGACCACATCGCGCACCACATCGAGTGAAGCATGGTCCAGAGCTTCGACCTGATCGATGAGCCAGACAAAGGTGCCCTCGTCGGCCTGCAGCTTCACAAACGAGCGGAGAACCTCGACCAGGTGGCCGCGGCGCATCTCCCAGCCGAAATCTAGCCCGTGGCTCAGCTGCCAGAGGCGCTTGAGGGTGGCCAGAGCCGGGGCCGAGACGCCGACACCGGCCAGCAATCTCAGCGCCTCGCGGCGACGGTCTACCCCCTGGGGGGAGGGAGGTCCGGCGAGCGCGTTGAGCATCATCTCGCTGATAGCGCCGAAGGGGCGAAGGCGATCATCGGCACCCACCACCATCAGGGCCGCCCGACTCCCACTGCGTTTTGAGGTCGCCACGCGCAGGCGATCCAGAAGGTGCTGACTGCCTCGTCCCACGCCACCCGAGAGCAGGGCGGCTTTGCCGCGGCCGCCCTGCGCGGAGCGAAAGAGCGTCTCCAGGGCCCCGGGAAGTCGGGGGCCGCTCGGCTCCTCGCGCGCGCCAAGTCGGCTTGAGGGAAGGGCTCCGATCGGGCGGGGGGCCGGATCGCTGCCTTCGTGAAACGCTCCCCCGCGCGCAAAGGCCGACTCCAACTCGTGCACGCTGATCTCTTCAAGCCCCACCTCTTCGATGACCTCGGTCTGCTTGTCCTGAGGTTCCCGGCGGCGGAGCTCCTGCATGGTCAGCGAGAGGAGGCGGTTGTCGGCCTGAAGGTTGTTGCCGAAAAGATACCCGATGAGCTCCTCGTAGAGCTGGCCGGCGCTGGCGGCACGTCCGGCCGGGTCGGGCACGAGCATCGACTCGATGAGCTGCTGGAGCTGGCGGGGAATTTCCACACGCTCCGCAATCGGTGCCACCTCCCCGTGGGCCGCCCGACGCTGAACCTCGCCGATATCCGGGTGCTCGTAGGGATGGGTGCCGGTGAGCATCTCGTAGAGGATGATCCCCAGGCTGAAGATGTCGCTCTGGCGGGTGTAAGCCTCTTTGCGCACGGCTTCGGGGGCCGTGTAGAGCACGCGTTGACGCACGTCGTTATCGTCGAGCGCCTCCACCAGATCGAGGGCATGGGAGAGGCCGAAATCGGTGATTTTCACCTCTCCGTCGTAGGAGAGCATCACGTTCTCAGGGCGCAGCGAGCGATGGAGAATGTTGAGGTTGTTGAAGTTGAAGTCTTTGCGGCGGTGGGCGTAGTCGAGGCCCTTGGCGACTTCGCTGGCGATGAAGACCGCCATCTCCGGGCTCCATCGCTGCCCGGTCGTGCGCGCCAGGTTGAGCGCGCGAGCCAGGTCCATGCCGTTGATGTACTCCATGGCGACGTAGAACTGCTGGCGGCTCTCTTCGTGACCCAGGTCCAGAACCTGAGCGATGTTGGCGTGGCTCAACGCCACGGCGCGTTTGGCTTCGTCGATGATCACATCGACGAAGTTGGGTACCGCGGCCAGACCCGGGTGAATGACCTTAACGCAGAGGATCTTCTCAAAGCCTTCAACCCCGTGGCTCTTAGCCTTATAGACGTCGCCCATGCGCCCGTGAGCCAGGCGAGCAACGAGCTGGTATTTGGCAAATGACTCCGGTTGAGCCAGACGCTGGGTACGTCCCATGAGGACCTCGAAAAGGGAGGATGTGGCCAGACGGCATCAGTCGGCCGCGACGATAGCGCACCCCGACCGGGTTGTCATGATCAAGCGAGGCCGGTGGAGGTCACGGGCCGGGGCCGGGGCTGCCGGGTGCAAGACTGTGTTGAGATGGTGCGTACCTTTGTGAAGACGCCGCGCGGAGGCGCTGAAGAAGCGCCTGGCTCCCGAACGTGGAGCTCCGGGCATGGGTCAGGATGCGACTCCGAGACCTGTACCGCTAACGCAAGAGCAAGGGGGGGGACCTATGGTGAGGGCACGTGTCGTGGGCTTTGCGCTGATTGCGCTCTTTATGAGCACGGCGTGTCAGAGCGGCCCGTCTGCGGTGGGAGGCACCGGTGGCGGGCCCATCGAGGGCAGCACCTCACAGGTGATCGATGAGGAGTTCGGCCCGCTGAGCCAGGAGCAGATCGAGGGGTTTCATCGTGAGATCCTCAGTCAGTACACCCAACTCGATCTTCAATATGAACGCTACGATGCGGCGCTGATTCAGGCGCAGCAAGATGCCCTGGTGG encodes:
- a CDS encoding molybdopterin molybdotransferase MoeA, encoding MSQFISVEDALEHILNATPNPGIERVSLPEAAGRYLADVVNAPVDVPAFDNSAMDGVVVRRDDLASLPLTLPIVGESAAGHPAHRELRDGEAMRISTGARIPEGADQVIPREFCDFGQDEVTIHETPDHDHIRLRGEYLATGRPALFPGQRLDAAAIGLLASFNIAAPSVMRRPTVAIVATGDELVEVGAQPGPGQIINSNAYMIEALVRSCGATPRVFPITSDSYEAVSRTFAQASATSDLVISIGGVSVGEHDHVRRVLDEVSRGMTFWKIRMKPGKPLAFGTTERGVALVGLPGNPASSFVGFQLFVRPLLACAQGVPRDQASLPRVNAVLDSPAKGAGGRRAYLAGQWYAQRGAIRFAPLSDQSSGNPALFAGANALGIVEEGMGELNAGASLPVLLLPGG
- a CDS encoding Ig-like domain-containing protein, yielding MSASIRHFCLLALAALAFSAGCASNERPACGTTADCPEEGQVCREGACTVVSQPTCSGDGDCDPGFVCVASICERASIDNDDAGEPDADTTPDANTPDTNTEPDTEEPDTNQPRVTHVIPVDGARQVPLDTEIRVTFSKAIDAFRTLNIQSFFISDPDGIGSTHGAIPVDIVYQEDERVAVLTPRQPLRPATQYTVIVTTGVQDSAQPANPLFQRFESTFVTDSSEPADLQEIAATYAPIIYQDTRLVEGSEINIDIPTTLNFDGDFDASNNLANARRSSTRTSAAVYYSVTETESHHFIHYTLYYPSRRTLNAGDFLYAEHDFTDIVVAVNRTSGEVELVEGTRVEGSQSSESYLTYKPDSSPVSGRGSNDYEGFPASALEDGARYPLFVPSGVHAGCNWVKRPDGITNTECPYNDASFNSSGDDAGFILRPGDQGQTYDDATENPETGLKEITYALVPFVDAIWSRRADFSCGLFDGVGFSYNPEDVPDYDRLVGSTPNNPLYLPTSLCSENASSNGKTPFAWFKFSTNTGGAWFLDPAIALSTRFDFGESFSREYCYNRFFDVDRRDDPACAAE
- a CDS encoding ABC transporter permease; this encodes MSYERFIAWRHLRSKRTSFLSTITIIAILGVFLGVTALTSVVAVTGGFEEAFRERVLGVNSHLLVIKYGVDFRDYREIQDDIEAMEGVTATSPFVLHEMIATHGNVSAGILIKGIEPATAESVSDIPKYTLDEGAVADLEFERFPPDGQVKQPKILLGESLAERLGAEKGDLVQVTSPLESLDPGRWSSKGSSPSSRQFEVAGIYRSGFHQYDDRMVMVDYQALQDFFNQGDTVTGVDVRVEDVFAVGALADQLRRDLPEGRFRVMDWRQLNHNLFTSLGLQRLVLAVLFCFIVLVASFNIVCILIMIVLEKNKDIAILKSMGATNWGVMKTFIFQGAVVGFVGTVTGLVGGLAVCLGIKHTSFGLDPSIYMIDHLPVRIVAWEFLAVGLVAMVISLLATIGPSWWASRLNPVDGLRYD
- a CDS encoding serine/threonine-protein kinase, with the translated sequence MGRTQRLAQPESFAKYQLVARLAHGRMGDVYKAKSHGVEGFEKILCVKVIHPGLAAVPNFVDVIIDEAKRAVALSHANIAQVLDLGHEESRQQFYVAMEYINGMDLARALNLARTTGQRWSPEMAVFIASEVAKGLDYAHRRKDFNFNNLNILHRSLRPENVMLSYDGEVKITDFGLSHALDLVEALDDNDVRQRVLYTAPEAVRKEAYTRQSDIFSLGIILYEMLTGTHPYEHPDIGEVQRRAAHGEVAPIAERVEIPRQLQQLIESMLVPDPAGRAASAGQLYEELIGYLFGNNLQADNRLLSLTMQELRRREPQDKQTEVIEEVGLEEISVHELESAFARGGAFHEGSDPAPRPIGALPSSRLGAREEPSGPRLPGALETLFRSAQGGRGKAALLSGGVGRGSQHLLDRLRVATSKRSGSRAALMVVGADDRLRPFGAISEMMLNALAGPPSPQGVDRRREALRLLAGVGVSAPALATLKRLWQLSHGLDFGWEMRRGHLVEVLRSFVKLQADEGTFVWLIDQVEALDHASLDVVRDVVASIGEWPLLLIMGTSSDDAMRSHFDAGHPEDLEAVRVRGIGPLSPEEVSRANQEADAVMTVLALAERPLPAEDLGPLTGLSAEAVARAADSLSELGALRQPHSGFVHLAVPNWLTWRLAERGDRDVSRYAATLARYLSLRIAPGERGGLTPTLIRLYAYAHDRRALLDLAKRFGDWLQAHAWQRTALDYYRHLASLLGAHALGVPQQRVDLLLQAAEIALEMALIEECREVLNPLSALTEATRYESGFVHSQLLLGQLAMQQDDLDEARAHFNRAWRSATAMEHPELLARASLALAGWYERFGDPSAALNHIDSAVNLTGRWGASRMQPRPRAALLQRSAQMWGERGMGRRALRPLNALDELARAHTLPSIQCRALIARGRLAGFQGQVERARQGLDEALALATSHGLNALAIEVRRMRTSVELHGGNFATAIHWADEATAQAARHDDRYSEQRARDLRALAACHLNKEADQALKHLRQSLRRATERGVPKDVFRGHDFLARALRALGRSEEANHHQEHARQLSRAMRVGRAA